Proteins from a single region of Cytophagaceae bacterium:
- the rlmF gene encoding 23S rRNA (adenine(1618)-N(6))-methyltransferase RlmF: MDVLINKKEKISFHPRNKHNGNYDFESLKKVVPDLESHVFTNVHGTQTIDFSDPVAVKMLNKALLYHYYKIPFWDIPAGYLCPPIPGRADYVHVVADILAESNAGLFPTGKAIKCLDIGVGANCIYPVLGHEEYGWSFVGSDIDPVSVKSAKAIVGFNPSLKGEIEIRHQVNSKHFFEGIILPEEYFQATFCNPPFYGSAEEALETNLKKQKNLKDKNIKHAVRNFGGNANELWYEGGELKFVLEMIRESQKFANNCLWFTTLVSKKENLERIKKEFEKLQILNIKIIEMSQGQKVSRVVAWSFS, from the coding sequence ATTGATGTTTTGATAAATAAAAAGGAAAAGATAAGCTTTCATCCCAGAAACAAACATAATGGGAATTATGATTTTGAATCTTTGAAAAAAGTCGTTCCTGATCTTGAAAGTCATGTTTTTACCAATGTTCACGGTACTCAAACTATCGACTTTTCGGATCCTGTTGCAGTAAAAATGCTCAATAAGGCACTTCTTTATCATTATTACAAAATTCCGTTTTGGGATATTCCTGCCGGTTATCTTTGTCCTCCTATTCCCGGTCGTGCTGATTACGTACATGTGGTAGCCGATATTTTAGCCGAAAGCAATGCTGGCCTTTTTCCCACCGGAAAAGCAATAAAGTGTCTTGATATAGGAGTAGGAGCCAACTGCATTTATCCTGTTTTAGGGCATGAAGAATACGGCTGGAGCTTTGTAGGAAGTGACATTGACCCGGTTTCGGTAAAATCAGCGAAGGCTATTGTCGGCTTTAATCCTAGCTTGAAAGGAGAAATTGAGATCAGACATCAGGTCAATTCAAAGCACTTTTTCGAAGGCATTATTTTACCAGAAGAATATTTCCAGGCCACTTTTTGCAACCCACCATTTTACGGTTCTGCGGAAGAGGCATTGGAGACCAATCTGAAGAAACAAAAAAACCTGAAAGACAAGAATATCAAGCATGCTGTCCGTAATTTCGGAGGAAATGCAAATGAACTTTGGTATGAAGGAGGAGAGTTGAAATTTGTTTTGGAAATGATCAGAGAAAGTCAAAAATTCGCCAATAACTGTCTATGGTTTACAACTTTAGTTTCGAAAAAAGAAAATCTGGAACGTATTAAAAAGGAATTTGAAAAACTTCAAATTTTAAATATTAAGATCATAGAAATGTCTCAGGGGCAAAAAGTTAGCAGGGTGGTGGCATGGTCTTTTTCGTAA
- the selD gene encoding selenide, water dikinase SelD produces MIEEEIKLTQYSHGAGCGCKISPKVLDVILKGNFALPDNQKLIVGNSSRDDAAVLDLGNCQALISTTDFFMPIVDDPFDFGRIASCNAISDVYAMGGKPILAIAILGWPIDKLSPEVAQKVIDGSRSICLEAGISLAGGHSIDSPEPIFGLAVNGLVDTDKIKHNDKANAGDLLFLTKPLGVGILTTAEKKGILKPEHKNLAAAQMMRLNKVGEFLGKINGVSAMTDVTGFGLLGHLTEMAEGSGLTGVIDYQKVPKILPELLDYVSAKSVPGGTKRNRDSYGHKIAPISEEQWSLLADPQTSGGLLIAVNPNQKQEVIDILSQNQLSDFIEPIGYLKTKSEFVVEVI; encoded by the coding sequence ATGATTGAAGAAGAAATAAAATTAACCCAGTATTCGCACGGTGCGGGTTGTGGTTGTAAGATTTCACCCAAAGTACTGGATGTAATCCTAAAAGGCAATTTCGCATTACCTGATAATCAGAAATTGATAGTAGGTAACTCAAGTCGTGATGACGCCGCAGTGCTTGACCTGGGTAACTGTCAGGCACTCATTTCTACCACAGATTTTTTTATGCCAATCGTCGATGACCCTTTTGACTTTGGCCGTATAGCCTCCTGTAACGCCATCAGTGACGTGTATGCCATGGGTGGCAAACCCATTTTGGCCATCGCGATTCTGGGCTGGCCTATCGATAAATTGTCGCCTGAAGTTGCTCAAAAAGTAATAGATGGTAGCCGAAGTATCTGTCTCGAAGCCGGAATAAGTCTGGCCGGTGGTCATAGTATTGATTCTCCCGAGCCTATTTTTGGTCTGGCGGTGAACGGTTTGGTGGATACTGATAAAATAAAACACAACGACAAAGCCAATGCCGGAGACCTTTTGTTTCTGACCAAACCACTCGGTGTGGGTATTTTGACTACCGCCGAAAAAAAGGGCATTTTGAAACCCGAACATAAAAACCTGGCAGCCGCACAAATGATGCGGCTCAACAAAGTCGGAGAATTTCTCGGCAAAATCAACGGGGTATCAGCCATGACCGACGTGACTGGCTTCGGGCTTTTGGGGCACCTTACCGAAATGGCAGAAGGATCGGGCCTGACGGGAGTAATTGACTATCAAAAAGTTCCCAAAATTTTGCCCGAACTATTAGATTATGTTTCGGCTAAGTCGGTACCTGGAGGTACCAAACGTAACCGTGACAGCTATGGACATAAAATCGCCCCGATTTCTGAGGAGCAATGGTCTCTCCTGGCCGACCCGCAAACCAGCGGAGGCTTATTGATTGCCGTAAACCCCAATCAGAAACAGGAAGTCATAGATATTTTGTCACAAAACCAACTTTCTGACTTTATTGAACCTATTGGTTATCTGAAAACAAAAAGTGAATTTGTGGTAGAGGTGATTTAG
- the mnmH gene encoding tRNA 2-selenouridine(34) synthase MnmH, which yields MPITSLNIDSFLEKAQNHPVFDVRSPGEYLHAHIPGAVSFPLFSDEERAVIGTTYKQVNRESAIKIGLDYFGPKMRYMVETVEKHTESLSENRSNFTPAPKPVVLVHCWRGGMRSGAVAWLLDLYGFEVYLLQGGYKAFRNKVLDTFQKDYSLKIIGGYTGSGKTYILQKLSEKGFQTVDLEHLASHRGSALGGINLPPQPSQEMFENLLAIELLKLNPASDIFLEDESRRIGQLNIPGDFYEKMSPSPLYFLNVPFENRLDFLVSEYGIMPQEALSDSITRIKKRLGGLEEKNAQQHLAEGNIKECFRILLRYYDKFYKKDLEHKQEVGTPTVLIETQDMNLKENTNFIISKL from the coding sequence ATGCCAATCACCTCCTTAAACATAGATTCTTTTCTCGAAAAAGCACAAAACCACCCTGTTTTTGATGTAAGGAGCCCGGGGGAATATCTGCATGCACATATTCCGGGTGCTGTGAGTTTTCCGCTTTTTTCTGATGAAGAAAGAGCAGTAATTGGCACTACCTATAAGCAAGTCAACCGCGAATCTGCCATTAAAATCGGACTGGATTACTTTGGGCCCAAAATGCGGTATATGGTCGAAACCGTGGAAAAGCACACCGAAAGCCTTTCTGAAAACCGAAGTAATTTCACCCCTGCTCCCAAACCTGTAGTATTGGTGCATTGCTGGCGTGGAGGCATGCGTAGTGGTGCGGTTGCATGGCTGCTTGACCTTTATGGGTTTGAGGTGTATCTCCTTCAGGGTGGATATAAAGCGTTCAGAAACAAGGTTTTGGATACTTTTCAAAAAGATTATTCTCTGAAAATAATTGGTGGATATACCGGCTCAGGTAAAACTTATATTTTGCAAAAACTTTCAGAAAAAGGCTTTCAAACGGTGGATCTGGAGCATTTGGCTTCACACCGGGGTTCGGCACTGGGTGGTATCAACTTGCCTCCTCAGCCTTCGCAGGAGATGTTTGAAAATCTACTGGCAATCGAATTGTTGAAATTGAACCCAGCTTCTGATATATTTTTGGAAGACGAAAGCCGTCGTATAGGACAACTGAACATTCCCGGGGATTTTTACGAAAAAATGAGCCCAAGTCCTTTATATTTTCTCAATGTACCATTCGAAAATAGACTTGATTTTTTAGTGTCAGAGTACGGCATCATGCCACAAGAAGCCTTGTCAGATTCTATAACCAGAATAAAAAAACGGCTGGGTGGATTGGAAGAAAAAAATGCACAACAGCATTTGGCAGAAGGGAACATTAAGGAGTGTTTCAGGATATTGCTTAGATATTATGACAAATTTTACAAAAAAGATCTGGAACATAAACAGGAAGTAGGCACTCCTACTGTATTAATAGAAACCCAGGATATGAATTTAAAGGAAAATACAAACTTTATAATCAGCAAATTATGA
- a CDS encoding Gfo/Idh/MocA family oxidoreductase — MTTRREFVKKSIMAGVATGFSVKSYGKIIGANDRVRVACVGFSDRFRASHLPPFKALHKDMNFEMVALSDIWNRRREEGKAVIDKALGSDIKVFRNNDELYASKMVDAVFMSTADFQHALHTIEAVKGGCDVYAEKPLSETMADNRAVLKAVKASGKIVQIGSQRRSGGNYHAAADFIKSGKFGDIKMVELMWNVNQPGRWRRPALVKDLKESDVDWKRYLMNRPMVPFDPRKYLEYRLFWPYSSGIPGQWMSHQIDTVHWFSGLEYPRSVVANGGIYQWQDGRTNADTLTVVFDYGPADQPQNGFQVQFTSRFSNSAGDTKELYYSNGGMINLDTNEISDTGGLREREAAAMGLKANLLAPMKLEGEKVATDANTGGDALTFNHIKNFMECVRSRKTPNAPIEAGYQHSIATMMSNAAYRTGLKVTFDPKAQEILVGGKPWKPY, encoded by the coding sequence ATGACAACAAGAAGAGAATTTGTAAAAAAATCAATAATGGCCGGCGTAGCTACCGGGTTTTCAGTAAAAAGTTACGGTAAAATAATTGGTGCCAATGACCGTGTCAGAGTAGCGTGCGTAGGTTTTTCTGACCGTTTCAGAGCGTCACATTTGCCTCCTTTCAAAGCATTGCACAAAGATATGAACTTCGAAATGGTAGCCCTTTCCGACATCTGGAATCGCCGACGTGAAGAAGGAAAAGCAGTAATTGACAAAGCATTAGGTTCTGATATTAAGGTATTTAGAAACAATGATGAATTATATGCTTCAAAAATGGTGGATGCCGTTTTTATGAGTACAGCCGATTTTCAACATGCCCTGCACACCATCGAAGCCGTAAAAGGGGGCTGTGATGTTTATGCCGAAAAACCCCTGTCAGAAACCATGGCCGACAACCGTGCCGTTTTGAAAGCAGTGAAGGCTTCAGGCAAAATTGTGCAGATAGGCTCTCAACGCCGCTCAGGAGGAAACTACCATGCTGCTGCAGATTTTATTAAGTCAGGAAAATTTGGCGATATAAAAATGGTAGAACTCATGTGGAACGTAAACCAGCCCGGTCGCTGGAGAAGGCCCGCATTGGTCAAAGACCTCAAAGAGTCAGATGTGGACTGGAAACGCTACCTAATGAACCGCCCAATGGTGCCATTTGACCCACGTAAATACCTGGAATACAGATTGTTCTGGCCGTATTCTTCAGGCATTCCCGGCCAATGGATGAGCCATCAAATTGATACTGTTCACTGGTTCTCTGGTTTGGAATATCCCCGCTCAGTGGTTGCCAATGGTGGTATTTATCAATGGCAAGATGGCCGCACCAATGCCGATACCCTTACGGTGGTGTTTGATTATGGTCCTGCTGACCAACCTCAAAATGGTTTCCAGGTGCAGTTTACTAGTAGATTTTCCAACTCTGCCGGAGACACCAAGGAACTGTATTATTCCAACGGCGGCATGATTAACCTCGACACCAATGAGATTTCGGACACCGGCGGACTAAGAGAAAGAGAAGCCGCAGCCATGGGATTGAAAGCCAACCTTTTGGCTCCCATGAAACTGGAAGGTGAAAAAGTAGCCACTGATGCCAATACTGGTGGTGACGCTCTTACATTTAACCATATCAAAAACTTTATGGAGTGTGTGCGTAGCCGCAAAACTCCTAATGCACCTATTGAAGCGGGTTATCAGCACTCTATTGCTACCATGATGTCAAATGCTGCTTATCGCACCGGACTTAAAGTGACCTTTGACCCGAAAGCTCAGGAGATTTTGGTGGGCGGTAAGCCTTGGAAGCCGTATTGA
- a CDS encoding VOC family protein produces the protein MNLKINSLQHIGIPVSDVEISEVFYSKLGFENVMESTFEHNGEKGGRVKMMKLNEIIVEIYQFPASEIPAIKNRKDGHIDHIAFDVSDIDQTFNLLKINGYNILENEPVFLNFWEKGCKYFNILGPDGERLEFNQIL, from the coding sequence ATGAATTTAAAAATCAACAGTTTGCAGCATATCGGTATACCGGTTTCAGACGTCGAAATTTCAGAAGTTTTTTATTCAAAATTAGGTTTTGAAAACGTAATGGAATCAACTTTTGAGCACAATGGTGAAAAAGGGGGTAGGGTGAAGATGATGAAATTGAATGAAATCATTGTCGAAATTTACCAGTTTCCGGCTTCTGAAATCCCTGCCATTAAAAACAGAAAAGATGGGCATATAGATCATATCGCATTTGATGTTTCGGATATCGACCAAACATTTAATTTACTCAAAATCAATGGTTATAATATTCTCGAAAATGAGCCGGTCTTTTTAAATTTTTGGGAAAAAGGCTGCAAATATTTCAATATTTTAGGCCCTGATGGAGAGCGACTGGAGTTTAATCAGATTTTATGA
- a CDS encoding alpha/beta hydrolase, whose amino-acid sequence MIRALLKYKIFALIIFCFSANAQSLSGITNVPDTSYSNWSAYINSKKTNPETKWVGEFKFKNVQERRNIVYQMFPDKSLSLDAFYDSSIKQKPAIVIIHGGGWRSGNRSQHIPLAQKLASKGYACFMVEYRLSTDALFPAAVQDLKAAIKGIKAHSVEFGLDTNKIAVCGFSAGGQLAALIGNTNGNLFFEPTKSENQPSSTVQAIIDLDGILAFIHPESGEGDDSKRISAATYWFGYSKFENPNLWKKGSALTYAGKNSPPTLFINSSVPRMHAGREDYCAILKSQGIYTEIKTFDGSPHSFVQFEPWFSPMVTTIDNFLKKIF is encoded by the coding sequence ATGATTAGGGCTTTATTAAAATATAAAATTTTTGCACTAATTATATTTTGCTTTTCGGCAAATGCCCAGAGTCTTTCAGGCATCACTAATGTACCTGATACCTCGTATTCCAATTGGTCGGCTTATATAAATTCTAAAAAGACCAATCCCGAAACTAAATGGGTTGGTGAATTCAAATTTAAAAATGTACAGGAAAGAAGAAACATTGTTTATCAGATGTTCCCCGACAAAAGTCTTTCTCTTGACGCATTTTACGATTCTTCAATAAAGCAAAAACCTGCAATTGTCATCATTCATGGCGGAGGCTGGCGGTCTGGCAATAGGTCCCAGCATATTCCCCTGGCTCAAAAGTTGGCCTCCAAGGGGTATGCTTGTTTCATGGTTGAATATAGACTTTCCACAGATGCCTTGTTTCCGGCGGCTGTTCAGGATTTAAAAGCAGCCATAAAAGGAATTAAAGCCCATTCCGTAGAGTTTGGTCTGGATACCAATAAAATTGCAGTTTGTGGTTTTTCGGCGGGTGGGCAATTAGCCGCTTTGATTGGAAATACCAATGGCAATTTGTTTTTTGAACCCACAAAATCGGAAAATCAGCCTTCAAGCACAGTGCAGGCAATTATAGATTTGGACGGCATCCTGGCTTTCATCCATCCCGAATCTGGAGAAGGTGATGATTCCAAAAGAATTTCAGCTGCAACTTACTGGTTTGGATATTCAAAATTTGAAAACCCCAACCTCTGGAAAAAAGGCTCAGCATTGACTTATGCAGGCAAAAATTCACCTCCAACCCTATTTATCAACAGTTCGGTTCCACGTATGCATGCCGGCCGTGAAGATTATTGTGCAATACTGAAAAGTCAGGGCATATATACAGAAATCAAAACTTTTGATGGATCTCCCCATTCTTTTGTGCAGTTTGAACCCTGGTTTTCACCCATGGTAACCACTATTGATAATTTTTTGAAAAAAATATTTTAA
- the fbp gene encoding class 1 fructose-bisphosphatase has translation MYTPDEEKLAVPVGTTLDRFIKQHQQAFPHASGELSQLLRDIALAAKVVNREINRAGLVDIIGGFGSANVQGENQQKLDVIADIRFIRALKNGGEVAAIVSEEKENIIFTGNDHGKYVVAIDPLDGSSNIDVNVSIGTIFSIYRRISPVGSPPTIDDFLQGGRKQAAAGYILYGSSTILVFATGHGVNAFTYEHSLGEFFLSHKNMQIPLSGNIYSCNEGNLYDFPEYVQKYIADCKTNRYAARYIGSLVGDFHRNLLKGGVYLYPPTKKTPGGKLRLLYECYPLAYLIEQAGGQAFSDKDRDILDIKPTDVHQRSPLYIGSTEMLDDLHKEMQND, from the coding sequence ATGTACACACCTGATGAAGAAAAACTAGCCGTACCTGTAGGTACAACTTTAGACAGATTTATCAAGCAACATCAGCAGGCATTTCCGCATGCTTCGGGCGAGTTATCACAATTGTTGAGAGATATCGCACTGGCCGCTAAAGTGGTAAACCGGGAAATCAACCGGGCTGGTCTTGTCGATATTATCGGTGGTTTTGGTAGTGCCAATGTACAAGGTGAAAATCAGCAGAAACTCGACGTCATTGCCGACATCAGGTTTATCAGAGCCTTAAAAAATGGAGGGGAGGTTGCGGCGATAGTTTCTGAAGAAAAAGAAAACATTATTTTCACAGGCAATGATCACGGAAAATACGTAGTGGCCATTGACCCACTCGATGGTTCCTCCAACATTGACGTAAACGTATCCATTGGAACCATTTTCTCTATTTACCGCAGAATCTCACCGGTAGGTTCTCCACCTACAATTGATGATTTTTTGCAAGGCGGAAGAAAACAAGCAGCGGCTGGCTATATTTTGTATGGTTCTTCCACAATATTGGTTTTTGCTACGGGACATGGAGTAAACGCGTTCACTTATGAGCATTCATTGGGTGAATTTTTTCTTTCTCACAAAAACATGCAGATACCTCTTTCCGGAAATATTTACAGTTGCAACGAAGGCAATTTATATGATTTTCCTGAATATGTCCAAAAATATATAGCAGACTGTAAGACAAACAGATATGCTGCAAGATACATTGGCTCTTTAGTTGGTGATTTTCACCGAAACCTCCTTAAAGGTGGTGTATATCTTTATCCTCCCACTAAAAAAACACCCGGTGGAAAACTTAGATTACTTTATGAATGCTACCCACTGGCGTATCTGATAGAGCAAGCGGGTGGCCAGGCTTTTTCTGATAAAGATCGGGATATTTTGGATATTAAACCGACGGATGTTCATCAGAGAAGTCCATTGTATATCGGTTCAACCGAAATGCTTGATGATCTTCACAAAGAGATGCAGAATGATTAG
- a CDS encoding DUF1080 domain-containing protein, with product MKKIIFVLILISSQVFAQKWIKLFDGKSLNGWTQKGGQAKYKVEKKEIVGETVANTPNSFLCTEKEYGDFILEMDLKLDDEMNGGVQFRSLSKPDYQNGRVHGYQMEVDPSPRAWSGGIYDEGRRDWLYNLNQNSEGQKAFKKLEWNHYRIEAIGSTIRTFINGIPTAHLIDDMTDKGFIALQVHSIYADMKPGMKIRWKNIRIQTENLIPSPLDDCPVVNLLTNNISEQEKAQGYKLLFNGKNYDGWHGQRKSISLESRWKIEDGILAITANTDKKPGIDLLSDSLYSAFELQFDFKLTDVANSGVKYFVEMLGEEGRKTALGLEYQVLDDENHPDAKQGVVGNRTMASLYDLIPSDKLDKRFQRKTGEWNQAKIVALPDNTVQHWLNGFKVLEYKRKSNIYKALVARSKYAVNEGFGMGEKGYILMQDHSDLVYFKNIKIRELK from the coding sequence ATGAAAAAAATAATATTCGTTCTCATTTTAATCAGCTCACAGGTTTTTGCCCAAAAATGGATCAAACTTTTTGATGGAAAAAGCCTGAATGGCTGGACCCAAAAAGGTGGACAGGCAAAATATAAAGTTGAAAAGAAGGAAATTGTAGGAGAAACCGTAGCCAATACACCTAATTCTTTCCTTTGTACAGAAAAAGAATACGGCGATTTTATTTTGGAAATGGATCTGAAACTCGACGATGAAATGAATGGTGGGGTTCAGTTTAGAAGTCTTTCAAAACCAGACTATCAAAATGGCCGGGTACACGGCTACCAAATGGAAGTTGACCCATCTCCAAGAGCCTGGTCTGGAGGAATTTATGATGAAGGCCGCCGTGACTGGCTATACAATCTGAATCAAAACTCCGAGGGTCAAAAAGCTTTTAAAAAACTGGAATGGAATCATTACCGTATCGAGGCCATCGGCAGCACCATCCGTACGTTTATCAATGGTATTCCCACCGCTCATCTGATTGATGATATGACAGACAAGGGTTTCATTGCCCTGCAGGTACATAGCATATACGCCGACATGAAGCCCGGTATGAAGATTCGTTGGAAAAACATCAGGATTCAAACCGAAAACCTGATTCCTAGTCCGCTGGACGATTGCCCGGTTGTAAATTTGCTTACCAACAACATTTCGGAACAAGAAAAAGCCCAGGGGTATAAACTTCTTTTTAATGGCAAAAACTATGACGGATGGCATGGCCAGAGAAAATCGATAAGCCTCGAAAGCAGATGGAAAATAGAAGATGGCATTTTGGCAATTACAGCCAATACCGACAAAAAACCCGGCATTGATTTGTTGTCAGACAGCCTTTACAGTGCCTTTGAACTGCAGTTTGATTTTAAGTTAACCGATGTGGCCAATTCCGGAGTAAAATATTTTGTGGAAATGCTGGGAGAAGAGGGTAGAAAAACTGCTCTTGGACTGGAATATCAGGTACTTGACGACGAAAATCACCCCGATGCCAAGCAAGGCGTGGTAGGCAACCGCACCATGGCCAGTTTGTATGATTTGATTCCTTCTGATAAACTCGACAAACGTTTTCAACGTAAAACAGGAGAATGGAATCAGGCAAAAATCGTGGCCTTGCCTGACAATACCGTACAACACTGGCTCAATGGCTTCAAGGTTTTGGAATATAAACGAAAAAGTAATATTTATAAAGCACTGGTGGCCCGGTCAAAATATGCAGTAAATGAAGGTTTTGGTATGGGAGAGAAGGGGTATATTCTAATGCAGGATCATAGCGATTTGGTGTATTTTAAAAATATAAAAATTCGGGAATTGAAATAA
- a CDS encoding sugar phosphate isomerase/epimerase — protein sequence MYATHIKDTNPDTENKAGYMFVELGKGKVDIPLIFKNLEKIGFNDWNIVELDAFPVKDPKALESVQISKKYLKKLKMKF from the coding sequence TTGTATGCTACTCATATAAAAGATACTAATCCCGATACTGAAAACAAGGCTGGCTACATGTTTGTAGAGTTGGGAAAGGGCAAAGTGGACATCCCTTTGATTTTTAAAAATCTTGAAAAAATTGGATTTAATGATTGGAATATTGTAGAACTCGATGCGTTCCCGGTCAAAGATCCCAAAGCATTGGAGTCGGTACAAATAAGTAAAAAGTACCTAAAAAAATTAAAGATGAAATTTTAA
- a CDS encoding RagB/SusD family nutrient uptake outer membrane protein gives MNLRNILKPVKILGISVLMLTGQSCKDLLKETVISGIPNDYMNTPKGFEDAVNAAYSTLRYFYGTQQGLTLTEYGTDIYATGADGGYKGFHFYDTQMQPTVDYLGNTWDELYRGINTCNAIIERAPASTVADATKKVRVAEAKFLRAQYYFILFQQWGGVDLRLNETLAPTKTTKRASDTEMFSAIIKDFTEAIADLPSTQSQYGRATKAAAEMALAKVYLAKAYSTSKAADDFSKAATLSESVIKNYGFKLLDDFASVFDENNQKNSEIVFAVQYTSDLLTNLTNNTGNVNGGNNLHLFFGMQYDVQAGMQRDVFYGRPFKRLRPTAYLIDVCFADRENDSRYKKTFRDTWKSNKPGTYNTAFDDSKAKVTFASGDTTIFIPGYEMSKEERAKRPYQVLVPSKYNEALFPTLTKFFDTKRPDMTYESGSRDYFMFRLADTYLMLAEAQLGAGKIQEATDALNVVRQRAAWAGKKDAMKITSDKMNMEMLMQERARELAGEQTRWMDLKRWGNLVERVKLYNPQAAPNVASKHLVRPIPQTQIDRSEPGAFAQNPGF, from the coding sequence ATGAATCTAAGAAATATATTAAAACCAGTAAAAATTCTAGGAATTTCAGTTTTAATGCTGACTGGTCAATCTTGTAAAGATCTATTGAAAGAAACCGTAATCTCAGGTATACCAAATGATTACATGAATACTCCAAAAGGATTTGAAGATGCTGTAAATGCTGCATATTCTACTTTGAGATATTTTTATGGTACTCAACAAGGCCTAACCTTGACAGAGTATGGAACTGATATTTACGCAACCGGGGCAGATGGTGGTTATAAAGGATTCCACTTTTATGATACTCAGATGCAACCTACGGTTGACTATTTAGGTAATACATGGGATGAACTATACAGAGGTATAAACACCTGTAATGCCATTATTGAAAGAGCACCTGCATCTACTGTAGCTGATGCTACAAAAAAAGTAAGGGTGGCTGAAGCAAAGTTTCTAAGAGCTCAATATTATTTTATATTATTCCAGCAATGGGGTGGTGTAGATCTTAGATTAAATGAAACATTGGCTCCTACAAAAACTACAAAAAGAGCTTCTGACACCGAAATGTTTTCAGCAATTATCAAAGACTTTACTGAGGCTATTGCAGATTTACCCTCTACACAATCTCAATATGGAAGAGCCACGAAAGCCGCTGCAGAAATGGCTCTTGCCAAAGTGTACCTTGCAAAAGCCTATTCTACTTCCAAAGCTGCCGACGATTTCTCAAAGGCCGCTACATTGTCAGAAAGTGTAATCAAAAACTATGGTTTCAAATTGTTAGATGATTTTGCAAGTGTATTTGATGAAAACAATCAGAAAAATTCAGAAATAGTATTTGCTGTACAATATACTTCTGATTTGTTAACCAATCTTACAAATAATACTGGTAATGTAAACGGTGGAAATAATCTTCACTTGTTTTTTGGAATGCAATATGACGTTCAGGCTGGTATGCAACGTGATGTATTCTATGGAAGACCCTTCAAAAGGCTAAGGCCAACAGCATATTTGATAGATGTTTGTTTTGCAGATAGAGAAAACGATTCTCGTTATAAGAAAACATTCCGTGATACATGGAAATCAAACAAACCAGGCACCTATAATACTGCTTTCGATGATTCAAAAGCCAAAGTTACTTTTGCATCTGGAGATACAACAATTTTCATTCCTGGATATGAGATGTCAAAAGAAGAAAGGGCAAAAAGGCCATATCAGGTTTTGGTACCTAGCAAATATAATGAAGCCTTATTCCCAACTTTGACTAAGTTTTTTGACACAAAAAGACCAGATATGACTTATGAGTCTGGCAGCCGTGATTATTTCATGTTCCGTTTGGCTGATACATATTTAATGTTAGCTGAAGCACAATTAGGTGCAGGCAAAATACAAGAAGCCACTGATGCCTTAAATGTTGTGAGACAAAGGGCAGCATGGGCAGGTAAAAAAGATGCTATGAAAATAACATCTGACAAGATGAATATGGAAATGTTGATGCAGGAACGTGCACGTGAGCTAGCCGGAGAGCAAACCCGCTGGATGGATTTAAAACGTTGGGGTAACTTAGTAGAAAGAGTAAAACTTTACAACCCACAAGCTGCACCAAACGTTGCAAGTAAACACCTTGTAAGGCCAATTCCTCAAACTCAGATAGATAGATCTGAACCTGGTGCTTTTGCACAAAACCCAGGATTCTAA